One Micromonospora sp. WMMD812 genomic window carries:
- a CDS encoding L-ribulose-5-phosphate 4-epimerase, protein MSVLPDDDGAVAGLRETVAALHAELVRYHLVAWTAGNVSARVPGRDLMVIKPSGVSYDDLRPDNMVVCDLDGVVVEGDLSPSSDTASHAYVYRAMPDVGGVVHTHSGYATAWAARGESIPCHLTAQADEFGGEIPVGPFALIGGDDIGKGIVATLSGHRSPAVLMRNHGVFTIGPNAKAAVKAAVMCEDVARTAHLTRALGEPLPIAAEDIDSLYARYQNVYGQNTVPSPRR, encoded by the coding sequence ATGAGCGTGCTCCCCGACGACGACGGCGCGGTCGCGGGGCTCCGCGAGACCGTGGCCGCCCTGCACGCCGAGCTGGTCCGGTACCACCTGGTCGCCTGGACCGCCGGCAACGTCTCGGCGCGCGTCCCGGGCCGGGACCTCATGGTGATCAAGCCGAGCGGGGTCTCCTACGACGACCTGCGGCCCGACAACATGGTCGTCTGTGACCTCGACGGTGTCGTGGTGGAGGGTGATCTCTCCCCGTCGAGCGACACCGCGTCGCACGCCTACGTCTACCGGGCCATGCCGGACGTCGGCGGTGTCGTGCACACGCACAGCGGCTACGCGACCGCCTGGGCCGCACGCGGCGAGTCGATCCCCTGCCACCTCACCGCCCAGGCCGACGAGTTCGGCGGGGAGATCCCGGTCGGACCGTTCGCGCTGATCGGCGGCGACGACATCGGCAAGGGCATCGTGGCGACCCTCTCCGGGCACCGCTCGCCCGCGGTGCTGATGCGCAACCACGGCGTCTTCACCATCGGCCCGAACGCCAAGGCGGCGGTCAAGGCGGCGGTGATGTGCGAGGACGTCGCCCGTACCGCCCACCTGACCCGGGCGCTGGGCGAGCCCCTGCCGATCGCCGCCGAGGACATCGACTCCCTCTACGCGCGCTACCAGAACGTCTACGGGCAGAACACCGTCCCGTCACCGCGCCGGTAG
- the araB gene encoding ribulokinase produces the protein MSLSTEPDDRFVVGVDFGTLSGRALVVRVRDGAELGTAVHPYRSGVMDSVLAADGQQLPADWAVQDPDDYREVLRHAVPEALAASGVPAAQVVGIGIDFTACTVLPTLADGTPLCELPDLRTRPHAYVKLWKHHAAQQQADRINALAHERREPWIGRYGGKISAEWQYAKALQLLEEDPEIYDRAERWIEAADWIVWQLCGVETRNVCTAGYKGIRQDGRYPSRDYLAALNPDFADFVEKIDGPLAALGDRAGGLTAQAAAWTGLPEGVAVAVGNVDAHVTAAAAQALDPGRMVAIMGTSTCHVLNGTQLAEVAGMCGVVDGGISAGRWGYEAGQSGVGDIFGWHVDHAAPDGYASHQALSEQAAAQPVGAHGLVALDWWNGNRSLLVNHDLSGVIVGLTLATRPPDIYRALLESTAYGTRMIIEAFADAGVPVDELVIAGGLTGNPLLMQIYADVTNRPLSIIGSAQGPALGSAIHAAVAAGAHRDVPTASAAMGRVHRDAYLPDPERVRAYDALYAEYRRLHDHFGRGGDDVLLRLRAIRNAARSAAVPAPAREAAPTLEVMA, from the coding sequence ATGAGCCTTTCGACCGAGCCGGACGACCGGTTCGTCGTCGGCGTCGACTTCGGAACGTTGTCCGGGCGCGCACTGGTGGTGCGCGTACGCGACGGCGCCGAGCTGGGCACGGCGGTGCACCCCTACCGCAGCGGCGTCATGGACTCGGTGCTGGCCGCCGACGGGCAGCAGCTGCCGGCCGACTGGGCCGTGCAGGACCCCGACGACTACCGCGAGGTGCTGCGGCACGCCGTGCCGGAGGCCCTGGCGGCGAGCGGCGTGCCGGCCGCCCAGGTCGTCGGCATCGGCATCGACTTCACCGCCTGCACCGTGCTGCCCACCCTGGCCGACGGCACTCCCCTGTGCGAGCTGCCCGACCTGCGCACCCGCCCGCACGCCTACGTCAAGCTGTGGAAGCACCACGCCGCCCAGCAGCAAGCCGACCGCATCAACGCGCTGGCACACGAGCGCCGGGAGCCGTGGATCGGACGGTACGGCGGCAAGATCTCCGCCGAGTGGCAGTACGCCAAGGCCCTGCAGCTGCTGGAGGAGGATCCCGAGATCTACGACCGGGCCGAACGCTGGATCGAGGCCGCCGACTGGATCGTCTGGCAGCTGTGCGGCGTCGAGACCCGCAACGTGTGCACGGCGGGCTACAAGGGCATCCGGCAGGACGGGCGCTACCCGTCCCGCGACTACCTCGCCGCGCTCAACCCGGACTTCGCCGACTTCGTCGAGAAGATCGACGGTCCGCTGGCCGCGCTCGGTGACCGCGCCGGCGGCCTGACCGCGCAGGCGGCGGCGTGGACCGGGCTGCCCGAGGGCGTCGCCGTGGCGGTCGGCAACGTGGACGCCCACGTCACCGCGGCGGCCGCGCAGGCCCTCGACCCGGGCCGGATGGTCGCCATCATGGGCACCTCCACCTGCCACGTGCTCAACGGCACCCAACTGGCCGAGGTCGCCGGCATGTGCGGCGTGGTCGACGGCGGCATCAGCGCCGGCCGCTGGGGCTACGAGGCCGGGCAGAGCGGCGTGGGCGACATCTTCGGCTGGCACGTGGACCACGCCGCACCCGACGGGTACGCCTCGCACCAGGCACTGAGCGAGCAGGCCGCCGCGCAGCCGGTGGGCGCACACGGCCTGGTGGCGCTCGACTGGTGGAACGGCAACCGGTCGCTGCTGGTCAACCACGACCTGAGCGGTGTGATCGTGGGGCTGACCCTGGCAACCCGACCGCCGGACATCTACCGGGCGCTGCTGGAGTCCACCGCGTACGGCACCCGGATGATCATCGAGGCGTTCGCCGACGCGGGGGTGCCCGTGGACGAACTGGTCATCGCCGGCGGGCTGACCGGCAACCCGCTGCTGATGCAGATCTACGCGGACGTCACCAACCGGCCACTGAGCATCATCGGCTCGGCGCAGGGACCGGCACTCGGCTCGGCGATCCACGCGGCGGTCGCGGCGGGCGCCCACCGTGACGTGCCGACCGCGTCCGCGGCGATGGGCCGGGTCCACCGTGACGCGTACCTGCCGGACCCGGAGCGGGTCCGCGCCTACGACGCGCTGTACGCCGAGTACCGGCGCCTGCACGACCACTTCGGCCGCGGCGGCGACGACGTGTTGCTGCGCCTGCGGGCCATCCGTAACGCCGCCCGGTCGGCGGCCGTACCCGCGCCGGCCCGCGAGGCCGCTCCCACTCTGGAGGTGATGGCATGA
- a CDS encoding beta-L-arabinofuranosidase domain-containing protein, whose translation MAPSDKLSVNRRQLLQASAVGAAAAAGVGALPAAAQAAPTAEAAATPTGLRPAAPSPGPGGTAPVRPFQLREVRLGNGLLQEKRDRTKDYLRQFDERRFLVLFNNQAGRPNPSGVSVPGGWEDGGLLSGHWAGHFMTALAQAYADQGEPIFKTKLDWMVDELAACQSAITARMGTGGPGGEDPQEPPQIGRVPGRFGNGLRLNGPSRAQYVTLPQEAISQLTDFTIATWVNLGSTQNWSRLFDFGQNTTVNMFLTPRAGAAGNAPRFAITVGGSGGEQQINGNTPLPTNQWVHLAATLSQNTGTLYVNGQPAGTNTNMTLNPSHLGNPGNRWIGRSQYGDPFLDATIDEFHVFDRALTPQQVQSLLDSPAGTTGGGTIAWYRFDEDGGTTVPDSSPNSRDGGVVPSQDGGTALWVPTHPGYLGAIPEDAVLRLGPPRWAVYGGNASTNTWAPWYTQHKIMRGLLDAHYHTDNQKALDVVTTMADWAHLALTVGDKNHPDYTGPITRDNLNYMWDLYIAGETGGANEVFPEIYALTGQAKHLDTAKFFDNRESLFDPCVENRDILVVTPETNPGRRRPDRLHANSHVPQFVGYLRVYEHSGDREYFQAAKNFFGMVVPHRMFANGGTSGNYPGSNNNIEMFQNRDNIANAIAQGGAETCTTYNLIKLARNLFLHEHDAAYMDYYERGLLNQITGSRADTTSVSNPQVTYFQPLTPGANRSYGNTGTCCGGTGLENHTKYQETIYFKSADGRSLWVNLYASSTLNWAEKGFVITQETTYPREDRTRLTVNGSGRLDIKLRVPGWVEKGFFVSINGVAQKGNPKPGSYLTLSRTWRRGDTIDIRMPFSIRIERALDRPDTQSIFWGPVLLQILGNPGNGTYRELSLYRHLKRDGDYARSAITHASTTASGDPLFTTHELTLRPYYISDTQPVSSYFRRVEPTIVFGPIDTGVPNHKRDDGLPRYDVPVAGIPSPGDDGPTFLDLVWDHAPFASHGHFVSTVALIAAQFRRAGRFSPADLARVVSGAARANRELTP comes from the coding sequence GTGGCCCCATCCGACAAGCTCTCCGTCAATCGACGTCAGCTGCTCCAGGCCTCCGCTGTCGGCGCCGCCGCGGCGGCCGGCGTCGGCGCGCTTCCGGCGGCCGCCCAGGCCGCGCCGACGGCCGAGGCGGCGGCCACCCCGACCGGGCTCCGGCCGGCCGCGCCCTCTCCCGGCCCCGGCGGCACCGCCCCGGTCCGGCCGTTCCAGCTACGGGAGGTGCGGCTGGGCAACGGCCTGCTGCAGGAGAAGCGTGACCGCACCAAGGACTACCTCCGGCAGTTCGACGAGCGGCGCTTCCTGGTGCTCTTCAACAACCAGGCCGGCCGGCCGAACCCGTCGGGGGTCTCCGTGCCGGGCGGCTGGGAGGACGGTGGGCTGCTCAGCGGCCACTGGGCCGGACACTTCATGACCGCCCTGGCGCAGGCGTACGCCGACCAGGGCGAGCCGATCTTCAAGACCAAGCTCGACTGGATGGTCGACGAGCTCGCCGCCTGCCAGAGCGCGATCACCGCACGGATGGGCACCGGCGGCCCGGGGGGCGAGGACCCGCAGGAGCCGCCGCAGATCGGCCGGGTGCCGGGCCGGTTCGGTAACGGGCTGCGCCTGAACGGACCCAGCCGGGCGCAGTACGTGACCCTTCCCCAGGAGGCGATCAGCCAGCTCACCGACTTCACCATCGCCACCTGGGTGAATCTCGGCTCCACCCAGAACTGGAGCCGGCTGTTCGACTTCGGTCAGAACACCACGGTCAACATGTTCCTCACGCCGCGCGCCGGCGCTGCCGGAAACGCGCCGCGGTTCGCGATCACCGTCGGCGGATCCGGCGGCGAGCAGCAGATCAACGGCAACACCCCGTTGCCCACCAACCAGTGGGTGCACCTGGCCGCCACCCTCTCGCAGAACACCGGAACGCTGTACGTCAACGGTCAGCCCGCCGGCACGAACACCAACATGACGCTCAACCCCTCGCACCTCGGGAACCCCGGCAACCGGTGGATCGGCCGATCCCAGTACGGCGACCCGTTCCTGGACGCGACCATCGACGAGTTCCACGTCTTCGACCGGGCCCTGACCCCGCAGCAGGTGCAGTCGCTGCTGGACTCGCCCGCCGGGACCACCGGCGGCGGGACGATCGCCTGGTACCGGTTCGACGAGGACGGCGGCACCACCGTCCCCGACTCCTCCCCGAACAGCCGCGACGGCGGTGTCGTGCCGAGCCAGGACGGTGGAACCGCGCTCTGGGTTCCGACCCATCCGGGTTACCTGGGCGCCATCCCGGAGGACGCCGTGCTCCGGCTCGGCCCGCCGCGCTGGGCCGTCTACGGCGGCAACGCGAGCACGAACACCTGGGCCCCCTGGTACACCCAACACAAGATCATGCGGGGCCTGCTGGACGCGCACTACCACACGGACAACCAGAAGGCCCTCGACGTCGTCACGACGATGGCCGACTGGGCGCACCTCGCCCTGACCGTCGGCGACAAGAACCACCCCGACTACACCGGGCCGATCACCCGCGACAACCTGAATTACATGTGGGACCTCTACATCGCCGGCGAGACCGGCGGGGCGAACGAGGTCTTCCCCGAGATCTACGCGCTCACCGGGCAGGCGAAGCACCTGGACACGGCGAAGTTCTTCGACAACCGGGAGTCGCTCTTCGACCCGTGCGTCGAGAACCGCGACATCCTCGTCGTCACACCGGAGACCAATCCCGGCCGTCGCCGCCCTGACCGGCTGCACGCCAACTCGCACGTGCCGCAGTTCGTCGGCTACCTGCGCGTCTACGAGCACAGCGGCGACCGCGAGTACTTCCAGGCCGCGAAGAACTTCTTCGGCATGGTGGTCCCGCACCGCATGTTCGCCAACGGCGGGACCAGCGGGAACTACCCCGGCTCCAACAACAACATCGAGATGTTCCAGAACCGGGACAACATCGCGAACGCCATCGCGCAGGGCGGCGCGGAGACCTGCACCACGTACAACCTCATCAAGCTTGCCCGCAACCTGTTCCTCCACGAGCACGACGCGGCCTACATGGACTACTACGAGCGGGGCCTGCTGAACCAGATCACGGGCTCCCGCGCCGACACCACCAGCGTCAGCAACCCGCAGGTCACCTACTTCCAGCCGCTGACCCCGGGCGCCAACCGCAGCTACGGCAACACCGGCACGTGCTGCGGCGGGACCGGGTTGGAGAACCACACCAAATACCAGGAGACGATCTACTTCAAGTCGGCCGACGGCCGGAGCCTGTGGGTCAACCTCTACGCCTCGTCCACCCTGAACTGGGCGGAGAAGGGCTTCGTCATCACCCAGGAGACGACGTACCCGCGGGAGGACCGCACCAGGCTGACCGTGAACGGCAGTGGCCGGCTCGACATCAAGCTGCGGGTGCCCGGCTGGGTCGAGAAGGGCTTCTTCGTCTCGATCAACGGCGTGGCGCAGAAGGGCAACCCCAAGCCCGGCAGCTACCTGACCCTGAGCCGCACCTGGCGGCGCGGCGACACCATCGACATCCGGATGCCCTTCAGCATCCGGATCGAGCGGGCGCTGGACCGTCCCGACACGCAATCGATCTTCTGGGGTCCGGTCCTCCTGCAGATCCTCGGCAACCCCGGCAACGGCACCTACCGCGAGCTGTCCCTCTACCGCCACCTGAAGCGCGACGGCGACTACGCCCGCTCGGCCATCACGCACGCGAGCACCACGGCGTCGGGTGACCCGCTCTTCACCACGCACGAGCTCACCCTGCGCCCGTACTACATCAGCGACACCCAGCCCGTCTCGTCGTACTTCCGCCGGGTCGAACCGACGATCGTCTTCGGGCCCATCGACACCGGCGTGCCGAACCACAAGCGCGACGACGGGCTGCCCCGGTACGACGTACCCGTCGCGGGCATCCCCTCGCCCGGCGACGACGGCCCGACCTTCCTCGACCTGGTGTGGGACCACGCGCCCTTCGCCAGCCACGGTCACTTCGTGTCGACGGTCGCCCTCATCGCCGCGCAGTTCCGCAGGGCGGGGCGGTTCAGCCCGGCGGACCTGGCTCGCGTGGTCTCCGGCGCCGCCCGGGCGAACCGGGAGCTCACACCGTAG
- a CDS encoding cytochrome P450 — protein MAATTFDVSELWTPAVRRDPHDFYDRVRRAGRPVLQVDAAGNRLWVVAGHADVVAGLRHPGIGHAIHRHCPVPRQSRPPPTDEVARIEARQLINLDPPDHTRLRGLVSGGFTARAVARLEPWIGALADRLVAQARRRGRIDAVADLADPVPVNVIAELVGVPEADRPRFRAWSAAIVSASPHGPTATREFAAYLDELAARRRADPRDDLVSELTAQEDSEQRLDRDELVALVQLLLIAGQETTVDLIVNGIRLLLTHPSQWQALRERPALAAAVVEETLRFRGPVEIVPPRFAFEDVVIGGGWIPAFDRVGLSLWGANRDPAVFDRPHEFDIHRADLRRHIAFGHGIHFCLGAHLARLESRIMFERIARHLPDLRLAVDAGDLDAFRLHRDHLPLRV, from the coding sequence GTGGCCGCCACCACCTTCGACGTGTCGGAGCTGTGGACGCCGGCGGTCCGCCGTGACCCGCACGACTTCTACGACCGGGTACGGCGGGCCGGCCGGCCGGTGCTCCAGGTCGATGCGGCGGGCAACCGGCTCTGGGTGGTCGCCGGACACGCGGACGTCGTGGCGGGCCTCCGTCATCCCGGGATCGGGCACGCGATCCACCGGCACTGCCCAGTGCCGCGTCAGTCGCGGCCGCCTCCGACGGACGAGGTGGCCAGGATCGAGGCGCGCCAACTGATCAACCTGGACCCGCCCGACCACACGCGGCTGCGCGGGTTGGTCAGCGGCGGCTTCACGGCACGGGCGGTGGCACGGTTGGAGCCGTGGATCGGCGCCCTCGCCGATCGCCTCGTCGCGCAGGCACGGCGGCGGGGTCGGATCGACGCGGTCGCCGACCTCGCCGACCCCGTGCCGGTGAACGTCATCGCCGAGCTGGTGGGCGTACCGGAGGCCGACCGCCCGCGCTTCCGGGCCTGGTCCGCGGCGATCGTCTCGGCCAGCCCGCACGGACCGACCGCCACCCGCGAGTTCGCGGCCTACCTGGACGAACTGGCGGCCCGGCGACGGGCGGACCCCCGCGACGACCTGGTGTCCGAACTGACCGCGCAGGAGGACAGCGAGCAGCGGCTCGACCGCGACGAGCTCGTGGCGCTCGTGCAACTGCTGCTGATCGCGGGCCAGGAGACAACCGTCGACCTCATCGTCAACGGCATCCGGCTCCTTCTCACGCACCCGTCGCAGTGGCAGGCGCTACGAGAGCGGCCCGCGCTCGCGGCCGCCGTGGTCGAGGAGACACTCCGGTTCCGCGGACCGGTCGAGATCGTGCCGCCGCGGTTCGCCTTCGAGGACGTGGTGATCGGTGGTGGGTGGATCCCGGCGTTCGATCGGGTGGGGCTGTCGCTGTGGGGGGCCAACCGCGATCCGGCGGTGTTCGACCGGCCCCACGAGTTCGACATCCACCGCGCGGACCTGCGCCGGCACATCGCGTTCGGGCACGGGATCCACTTCTGTCTCGGCGCCCATCTGGCCCGCCTCGAGAGCCGGATCATGTTCGAACGGATCGCGCGGCACCTGCCGGACCTGCGGCTCGCCGTCGACGCCGGTGACCTCGACGCGTTCCGGCTGCACCGCGACCACCTGCCGCTGCGGGTGTGA
- a CDS encoding LacI family DNA-binding transcriptional regulator has protein sequence MRDVARLAGVSHQTVSRVLNNHPNVRQETRERVVQAMEALNYRRNLAARTLVTRRSGTLGIVGFESTLFGPASMLYAIEDAARAAGYFVSVATVRRLDRQSVLDAVDRLAQQSVEGIIAISPKPAVTNALVEVASVLACVGVGGGADDDSVPTVRIDNRAGAALATRHLLDLGHATVHHVAGPADWPEAVERVEGWRDTLYAAGALVPPVGPQEWSARSGYEQGRKLAADPTVTAIFCANDQIALGVLRALHEAGRRVPEDVSVVGFDGMPDSEYFLPPLTTVRQDFAELGRLSIDMLLRKIGSSGHPIEHMLLAPELVARESSAAPRA, from the coding sequence ATGCGGGACGTCGCACGGCTCGCCGGCGTGTCCCATCAGACCGTCTCGCGGGTGCTGAACAATCATCCGAACGTTCGGCAGGAGACTAGAGAGCGTGTCGTCCAGGCGATGGAGGCGCTCAACTACCGCCGCAACCTGGCCGCGCGCACGCTGGTCACCCGACGCTCCGGCACGCTCGGCATCGTCGGCTTCGAGAGCACCCTGTTCGGCCCCGCCTCGATGCTGTACGCCATCGAGGACGCCGCCCGCGCCGCCGGCTACTTCGTCAGCGTGGCCACCGTCCGCCGCCTCGACCGGCAATCGGTCCTCGACGCGGTCGACCGGCTCGCACAGCAGTCGGTCGAGGGCATCATCGCCATCTCGCCGAAGCCGGCCGTGACCAACGCGCTCGTCGAGGTGGCGTCCGTGCTCGCCTGCGTCGGCGTGGGCGGCGGCGCGGACGACGACAGCGTCCCCACGGTCCGGATCGACAACCGGGCCGGGGCGGCCCTCGCCACCCGCCACCTTCTGGACCTCGGCCACGCCACCGTGCACCACGTCGCCGGCCCGGCCGACTGGCCGGAGGCGGTGGAGCGGGTCGAGGGCTGGCGGGACACCCTGTACGCCGCCGGCGCGCTCGTGCCACCGGTCGGGCCACAGGAGTGGAGTGCCCGGTCGGGCTACGAGCAGGGCAGGAAGCTGGCGGCCGACCCGACCGTCACCGCGATCTTCTGCGCGAACGACCAGATCGCCCTGGGTGTGCTGCGCGCGCTGCACGAGGCGGGCCGGCGGGTGCCCGAGGACGTGAGCGTCGTCGGGTTCGACGGCATGCCCGACTCGGAGTACTTCCTTCCGCCCCTGACCACCGTCCGCCAGGACTTCGCCGAACTCGGCCGGCTGAGCATCGACATGCTGCTCCGCAAGATCGGCTCGTCGGGGCACCCCATCGAGCACATGCTGCTGGCTCCCGAACTGGTCGCCCGCGAGAGCTCCGCCGCGCCGAGGGCCTGA
- a CDS encoding LacI family DNA-binding transcriptional regulator — MGRQRTQAVTLSDVARRAGVSVATASKALNDRGEVAPATRERVLRAASELSFHPNALARGLISGRTRTIGLLTDELGGRFSMPILLGAENALGNEQMSVLLCDARGDAIRRHHYIRTLLARRVDGFIVVGDSNDVRPSLARDIPVPVVYVYGESAEPEDVSLLADDEGGARLAAEHLVALGRRRIAHVTGPHSYRAARDRVTGLRAVLEEHGLPLAGREPLYGEWSQRWGRHAAHMLLSADPDVDAVFCGNDQIATGVAQTLLDLGRRIPDDVAIVGYDNWEDFATDCRPPLTTVDLNLEQLGASAVMHLFAALDGTPSRGVLRQPCRLVVRESTGPAAPPAPRRPREPQRDEALP; from the coding sequence ATGGGCAGGCAACGCACGCAGGCCGTGACCTTGAGCGACGTCGCGCGTCGGGCCGGCGTCTCCGTGGCCACCGCCTCGAAGGCGCTCAACGACCGGGGCGAGGTCGCGCCCGCGACCCGGGAACGCGTGCTCCGGGCGGCGAGCGAGCTGTCCTTCCACCCCAACGCGCTGGCCCGGGGGCTGATATCGGGTCGCACCCGGACCATCGGCCTGCTCACCGACGAACTCGGCGGTCGCTTCTCGATGCCGATCCTGTTGGGCGCCGAGAACGCCCTCGGCAACGAGCAGATGTCGGTGCTGCTCTGCGACGCCCGCGGGGATGCCATCCGCCGCCACCACTACATCCGGACGCTGCTCGCCCGCCGGGTCGACGGCTTCATCGTGGTCGGCGACAGCAACGACGTACGGCCGTCCCTCGCCCGGGACATTCCCGTCCCGGTCGTCTACGTCTACGGCGAGTCCGCCGAACCCGAGGACGTCTCCCTGCTGGCCGACGACGAGGGCGGCGCCCGCCTCGCCGCCGAGCACCTCGTCGCTCTCGGCCGGCGCCGGATCGCCCACGTCACCGGGCCGCACAGCTACCGGGCCGCCCGCGACCGGGTCACCGGGCTGCGGGCCGTCCTCGAGGAGCACGGGCTACCCCTGGCCGGCCGGGAGCCGCTCTACGGCGAGTGGTCGCAGCGCTGGGGCCGGCACGCCGCCCACATGCTCCTCAGCGCCGACCCCGACGTCGACGCCGTCTTCTGCGGCAACGACCAGATCGCGACCGGGGTCGCCCAGACATTGCTCGACCTCGGTCGCCGGATCCCCGACGACGTCGCCATCGTCGGCTACGACAACTGGGAGGACTTCGCGACCGACTGCCGGCCTCCCCTGACCACCGTCGACCTCAACCTCGAGCAGCTCGGCGCGAGCGCGGTCATGCACCTGTTCGCCGCGCTCGACGGGACACCGTCGCGTGGGGTCCTCCGGCAGCCCTGCCGCCTGGTCGTCCGTGAGTCCACCGGCCCGGCTGCCCCGCCGGCTCCCCGGCGTCCTCGCGAGCCGCAGCGGGACGAGGCGCTGCCGTGA
- a CDS encoding sugar ABC transporter substrate-binding protein yields the protein MRSTLGRRTALRSLAGVLVAALTVGVAACSGDEPSGPSVAEAGPTGVDDGSELTMWTRAPLEKQAKLLVDAYNSSHQNKVKLTVVPNDDYVAKVGAAAGSGGLPDLFAADIVYVPNWVSQGLFQDLSTNIKGLDFKDSINKGHLAAGTVDGKEHVLPFVLDLSMLFWNKQLFKEAGLDPEKAPATLEEYAAAAKAVQALKKDGVYGTATGLNCGGCLVFTWFPSIWAAGGQVFSEDGTESKLADPTAQKVYSTWNDLWKSGAVLPASAGETGPTWTAPFTEGKVGLMFYPATLLSSTPFDVGVAGIPGPGGGASTFVGGDGIGVSKDSKKAAQAWNFLSWMMSEDAQVEVLAKNKDVVSRADLASNKYAAEDPRLVTINEVAGKGDTPVALNFQQAFNAPNSPWLTLVRNQVLNGSGDVQKDNGEITAVLKQ from the coding sequence ATGAGGAGCACCCTGGGCAGACGTACAGCCCTGCGTTCGCTGGCGGGCGTCCTGGTGGCGGCCCTGACCGTCGGCGTGGCGGCGTGCAGCGGGGACGAACCGAGCGGCCCGAGCGTCGCCGAGGCCGGACCCACCGGCGTCGACGACGGCAGCGAACTCACCATGTGGACCCGTGCCCCGCTGGAGAAGCAGGCGAAGCTCCTCGTTGACGCCTACAACTCCAGCCACCAGAACAAGGTCAAGCTGACCGTCGTGCCCAACGACGACTACGTGGCCAAGGTCGGGGCGGCCGCCGGGTCCGGCGGCCTTCCGGACCTCTTCGCCGCGGACATCGTCTACGTGCCGAACTGGGTGAGCCAGGGGCTCTTCCAGGACCTCAGCACGAACATCAAGGGCCTCGACTTCAAGGACTCCATCAACAAGGGGCACCTCGCGGCCGGCACCGTCGACGGCAAGGAGCACGTCCTGCCGTTCGTGCTGGACCTCTCGATGCTGTTCTGGAACAAGCAGCTGTTCAAGGAGGCCGGGCTGGACCCGGAGAAGGCTCCGGCGACGCTCGAGGAGTACGCCGCCGCGGCCAAGGCGGTCCAGGCGCTGAAGAAGGACGGCGTCTACGGCACCGCGACCGGCCTGAACTGCGGCGGATGCCTCGTCTTCACCTGGTTCCCCTCCATCTGGGCCGCCGGCGGTCAGGTGTTCAGCGAGGACGGCACCGAGTCCAAGCTCGCCGACCCCACGGCGCAGAAGGTGTACAGCACCTGGAACGACCTGTGGAAGTCCGGCGCCGTACTGCCCGCGTCGGCCGGCGAGACGGGTCCGACGTGGACCGCGCCGTTCACCGAGGGGAAGGTCGGCCTGATGTTCTACCCGGCGACGCTGCTCTCCTCGACCCCGTTCGACGTCGGCGTCGCCGGGATCCCCGGCCCCGGGGGCGGCGCCTCCACCTTCGTCGGCGGGGACGGTATCGGGGTCTCCAAGGACTCCAAGAAGGCGGCGCAGGCCTGGAACTTCCTGAGCTGGATGATGTCCGAGGACGCCCAGGTCGAGGTGCTGGCGAAGAACAAGGACGTGGTGTCGCGCGCCGACCTCGCGAGCAACAAGTACGCCGCCGAGGACCCGCGGCTGGTCACCATCAACGAGGTGGCCGGCAAGGGCGACACCCCCGTCGCGCTGAACTTCCAGCAGGCGTTCAACGCGCCGAACAGCCCCTGGCTGACCCTCGTCCGCAACCAGGTGCTCAACGGCAGCGGCGACGTGCAGAAGGACAACGGCGAGATCACCGCCGTTCTCAAGCAGTAG